A single window of Pseudomonas lutea DNA harbors:
- the rmf gene encoding ribosome modulation factor — MRRLKRDPLERAFSRGYQYGVSGKSRELCPFTLPSVRQAWINGWREGRGDNWDGMTGTAGIHRLNELHAVG; from the coding sequence ATGAGAAGACTTAAGCGTGATCCGTTGGAAAGAGCATTTTCGCGCGGATATCAATACGGCGTATCTGGTAAATCCCGTGAGCTTTGCCCATTTACTCTACCGTCAGTGCGTCAAGCCTGGATCAATGGCTGGCGAGAAGGACGCGGCGACAACTGGGACGGTATGACCGGCACTGCGGGCATTCACAGACTCAACGAACTTCACGCGGTCGGCTGA
- a CDS encoding lysylphosphatidylglycerol synthase transmembrane domain-containing protein, with protein sequence MNTAQADHSHLSGWRYRAVVLSVVGSALGYLGFSLWGGWHAVGAAVGEVGLLGIVIALFMSSVNYGLRFLRWQSYLKVLGHPMPWRPSLNIYLAGFALTTTPGKAGEALRGVLLKRWGVPYPQSFAAFFSERLSDLFAVVLLTLFGLSLYPQAWPMIVVGVALVAVGLVVLSQRRLLEHLMRKVPSGGGKVLGLMRHLLQVLVHAQQCHRLRLMLGLTALSVVAWSAEALAFDWILKWMGADIPLTFAVFVYALAMLAGAVSFMPGGLGGAEAVMVGLLVWKGMNSADAVAATVLIRLATLWFAVAIGAVMLIKLKGEAATPPLQPIQ encoded by the coding sequence GTGAACACCGCCCAGGCTGATCACTCGCATCTGTCCGGCTGGCGTTACCGCGCCGTGGTGCTGTCAGTGGTCGGCTCGGCGTTGGGCTATCTGGGTTTTTCGCTGTGGGGCGGCTGGCACGCGGTGGGCGCTGCGGTGGGCGAAGTCGGGCTGCTGGGCATCGTCATTGCGCTGTTCATGTCGTCGGTCAATTACGGGCTGCGCTTCCTGCGCTGGCAGAGCTACCTGAAGGTGCTCGGCCATCCGATGCCATGGCGACCGAGCCTGAATATTTACCTGGCCGGATTCGCCTTGACCACCACGCCGGGCAAAGCCGGCGAAGCGCTGCGCGGAGTGCTGCTCAAACGCTGGGGCGTGCCTTACCCCCAAAGCTTCGCGGCGTTTTTCAGCGAGCGGCTATCGGACCTTTTTGCGGTGGTGCTGCTGACCCTGTTTGGCCTGTCGCTGTATCCACAAGCGTGGCCGATGATCGTGGTCGGCGTGGCATTGGTCGCGGTCGGCCTGGTGGTGCTGTCGCAACGGCGATTGCTTGAGCACCTGATGCGCAAGGTGCCGAGCGGCGGCGGCAAAGTGCTGGGCCTGATGCGCCACTTGCTGCAGGTGCTGGTGCATGCGCAACAGTGCCATCGCCTGCGCCTGATGCTTGGCCTGACCGCCCTGAGCGTGGTCGCCTGGAGCGCCGAGGCGCTGGCCTTCGACTGGATTCTGAAGTGGATGGGCGCCGACATCCCGTTGACCTTCGCGGTGTTTGTCTACGCCCTGGCGATGCTCGCCGGCGCGGTGAGCTTCATGCCCGGCGGGCTGGGCGGCGCGGAGGCGGTGATGGTCGGCCTGCTGGTCTGGAAAGGCATGAACAGCGCCGACGCCGTCGCCGCCACCGTGCTGATTCGTCTGGCCACCCTATGGTTCGCCGTGGCCATTGGCGCGGTGATGCTGATCAAACTCAAGGGCGAGGCCGCGACGCCTCCCCTGCAACCGATTCAATAA
- a CDS encoding FAD-binding oxidoreductase gives MSTPLYSWGRFPHTPQRGHGCVWLDELPAHIDRVVEAHHSALPYGNGRSYGDSCLAASDQVLHMRSLDRLIEADWGTGVIKAEAGITLAELLAVAIPQGWFLPVTPGTQFATLGGAIANDVHGKNHHVRGTFGRHVLGFGLLRRGEPELFCSPDVEPALFSASIGGLGLTGVIHWAQIQLMPIRASQVSTTTVRFANLAEFFALSAELDEQHEYSVAWVDCLAKGPETGRGVFIVGDHAQYGSLEVGQRKKLSVPLTPPVSLINKVSLSAFNNLYWRLHPSQRKPGRSDYEPFFYPLDRILHWNRIYGRRGFQQYQCVVPTANAEAAMGDLLRTIADAGQGSFLAVLKRCGDIASPGLLSFPLEGTSLALDFAQSEHLENVLFPRLDDIVRAAGGRMYPAKDAHMSGADFRRAYPAWEQLEALRDPSLMSRFWSRVIL, from the coding sequence ATGAGCACGCCGCTGTATTCCTGGGGCCGTTTCCCGCATACCCCGCAGCGTGGCCATGGCTGCGTCTGGCTGGACGAGCTCCCCGCGCACATCGACCGCGTGGTTGAGGCGCACCACAGCGCTCTGCCTTACGGCAATGGCCGCAGCTACGGCGACAGCTGCCTGGCGGCCAGCGACCAGGTGCTGCACATGCGCTCTTTGGACCGGCTGATCGAGGCCGACTGGGGCACCGGCGTGATCAAGGCGGAAGCCGGCATCACCCTGGCCGAACTGCTCGCGGTGGCCATCCCGCAGGGCTGGTTTTTGCCGGTCACACCGGGCACCCAGTTTGCGACCCTGGGCGGGGCGATCGCCAACGACGTCCACGGCAAGAACCACCACGTTCGCGGCACGTTTGGCCGCCATGTCCTCGGCTTCGGCCTGTTGCGCCGTGGCGAGCCAGAGTTGTTCTGCTCACCCGACGTCGAGCCTGCCCTTTTCAGCGCCAGCATTGGCGGCCTTGGCCTCACCGGCGTCATCCATTGGGCGCAGATTCAACTGATGCCGATCCGCGCCAGCCAGGTCAGTACCACCACTGTGCGTTTCGCCAATCTGGCGGAATTCTTCGCGCTGTCGGCCGAGCTCGACGAGCAACACGAATACAGCGTGGCCTGGGTGGACTGCCTGGCAAAGGGACCGGAAACCGGCCGCGGGGTGTTCATCGTCGGGGACCACGCGCAGTACGGCTCGCTTGAGGTCGGCCAGCGCAAGAAACTCAGCGTGCCGCTCACGCCGCCTGTGTCGCTGATCAACAAGGTCTCCCTCAGCGCGTTCAACAATCTGTACTGGCGCCTGCACCCCAGCCAGCGCAAACCGGGCCGCAGCGACTACGAGCCGTTTTTTTACCCCCTCGACCGGATTCTGCACTGGAACCGCATCTACGGCCGTCGGGGGTTTCAGCAATACCAATGCGTGGTGCCAACCGCCAATGCCGAAGCGGCCATGGGCGACTTGCTGCGCACCATCGCCGACGCCGGCCAGGGTTCGTTCCTGGCCGTGCTCAAGCGTTGTGGCGACATTGCGTCGCCGGGGCTGCTTTCGTTCCCGCTGGAAGGCACCTCGCTGGCCCTGGACTTTGCCCAGAGCGAGCACCTGGAAAACGTGCTGTTCCCGCGACTCGACGACATCGTTCGCGCGGCGGGCGGGCGCATGTACCCGGCCAAGGACGCACACATGAGCGGCGCCGACTTCCGTCGCGCGTACCCCGCCTGGGAGCAGCTGGAAGCGCTGCGCGACCCCTCTTTGATGTCCCGTTTCTGGAGCCGTGTGATCTTATGA
- a CDS encoding response regulator — protein sequence MSHLLLVDDDVEVLALLQKFLEQHGYSVAVATGGASLWQAVEKRRPDLVILDVMLPGESGLVLCQQLRAQHAVAVIMLTAMGELSDRVVGLELGADDYLTKPFDARELLARVRAVLRRVGDGAREPTDASRSILEFANWHLDVTRRELRSPDKVMIPLSTGEFELLLVFAEHPRRVLSRQQLLDMARGESYDAFDRSVDVQVSRLRRKLEADLHSEPMIRTIRNGGYLFSPSVVRR from the coding sequence GTGAGCCATTTACTCCTGGTCGATGACGATGTCGAAGTCCTCGCCCTCTTGCAGAAATTCCTTGAGCAACACGGCTACAGCGTGGCCGTCGCAACCGGCGGCGCATCGTTGTGGCAGGCTGTCGAAAAACGGCGGCCGGACCTGGTCATTCTTGACGTGATGCTGCCCGGGGAGAGCGGTCTTGTGCTGTGTCAGCAGTTGCGCGCGCAACACGCCGTGGCCGTGATCATGCTGACGGCCATGGGCGAATTGAGCGATCGCGTCGTCGGGCTGGAGTTGGGTGCCGACGATTACCTGACCAAGCCCTTCGATGCCCGGGAGTTGCTGGCCCGGGTGCGCGCCGTGCTCAGGCGAGTGGGCGACGGGGCCAGGGAACCCACCGATGCGTCGCGCTCGATTCTGGAATTCGCCAATTGGCATCTTGACGTCACGCGCCGTGAATTGCGCTCGCCGGACAAGGTCATGATCCCGCTTTCCACCGGGGAGTTCGAGCTGCTGCTGGTGTTTGCCGAGCATCCAAGACGCGTGCTCAGCCGTCAGCAACTGCTGGACATGGCGCGCGGCGAGTCATACGACGCGTTTGATCGCAGCGTTGACGTGCAGGTCAGCCGGCTGCGGCGCAAGCTGGAAGCGGACCTTCACAGCGAACCCATGATCCGCACGATCCGTAATGGCGGTTATCTGTTCAGCCCCTCGGTGGTGAGGCGATGA
- a CDS encoding sensor histidine kinase: MKALPDWRTRLRRAHDTVAGWIALTTLLAMLTSLALNGAFSLLAGVWARPPILETGLMEKVATIGRIINAAPASQRANIADAAADKTFNVRWLLRHDDAHLPAINEPGFSDGQALLRELLEMPQASIEAYDPDDWGSQYVERPYVLMLQLADGSWLQFSVPTRKWGLDPFKRNLVVLILALISTLIVVLIATRHLATPLERFAEGARRFGKDFRAPPIAVVGPHEIRQAILAFNAMQAQIQHFLNDRTQMLAAISHDLRAPLTRMRLRGEFVEDAEQQSRLFRDVDEMQSMVNSALDFFRDDSRLEPATDFDLAELLLTVIDDFKDAGVDVAYTGIGRLVYNGRPVGIKRAVVNLIDNAVKYGLEVSVELDTLPDWVEICVKDRGPGIAPELQEQVFAPFYRIEGSRNKHTGGVGLGLSAARATVLEHGGTLTLGNQPGGGLEVIVALPLN; this comes from the coding sequence ATGAAGGCGTTGCCCGACTGGCGCACTCGCCTGAGGCGCGCTCATGACACGGTGGCCGGCTGGATCGCCCTGACTACCCTGCTGGCAATGCTGACCTCGCTGGCCTTGAACGGCGCGTTCAGTCTGCTGGCCGGGGTCTGGGCGCGCCCGCCCATTCTCGAAACCGGGCTGATGGAAAAAGTCGCCACGATTGGGCGCATCATCAATGCCGCTCCGGCTTCACAGCGGGCAAATATCGCTGACGCGGCCGCCGACAAAACCTTCAATGTCCGATGGTTGTTGCGCCATGACGATGCGCACCTGCCCGCCATTAACGAGCCGGGTTTCAGCGACGGTCAGGCGCTATTGCGCGAACTGCTGGAGATGCCCCAGGCCTCGATCGAAGCCTATGACCCGGACGACTGGGGCAGCCAATACGTCGAGCGGCCCTACGTCCTGATGCTGCAGCTTGCCGACGGCTCCTGGTTGCAGTTCTCCGTGCCCACGCGCAAATGGGGGCTCGACCCGTTCAAGCGCAATCTCGTCGTTTTGATACTGGCCTTGATCTCGACACTGATAGTGGTGCTGATCGCGACCCGTCACCTGGCCACGCCGCTGGAGCGGTTCGCGGAAGGCGCCAGACGATTCGGCAAGGATTTTCGCGCGCCGCCGATTGCCGTCGTCGGGCCCCATGAAATTCGTCAGGCGATCCTGGCGTTCAACGCCATGCAGGCGCAGATCCAGCACTTTCTCAACGACCGCACGCAGATGCTCGCGGCCATTTCCCATGACCTGCGGGCCCCGCTCACACGCATGCGCCTGCGCGGCGAGTTCGTCGAGGACGCCGAACAGCAATCCAGACTGTTCCGGGATGTGGATGAGATGCAAAGCATGGTCAATTCCGCGCTGGATTTTTTCCGCGACGATTCGCGCCTGGAACCCGCCACGGACTTCGATCTGGCCGAGCTGCTGCTCACGGTGATAGATGATTTCAAGGATGCAGGCGTCGATGTGGCCTACACAGGGATTGGCCGTCTGGTCTATAACGGTCGCCCCGTCGGCATCAAGCGGGCCGTGGTCAACCTGATCGATAACGCAGTGAAATACGGACTTGAGGTCAGTGTTGAGCTGGACACTCTGCCCGACTGGGTCGAAATCTGCGTCAAGGACCGCGGCCCGGGTATTGCACCCGAGCTGCAGGAGCAGGTGTTTGCGCCTTTTTATCGCATCGAAGGCTCACGCAACAAGCACACCGGCGGTGTCGGCCTGGGCTTGTCGGCGGCGCGCGCCACCGTACTTGAACACGGAGGAACGCTGACCCTTGGCAATCAGCCCGGCGGCGGGCTTGAGGTCATCGTTGCCCTGCCGCTGAACTGA
- a CDS encoding UbiA family prenyltransferase — protein sequence MARIQGRVLETSPPLVVDLDGTLLRSDLLMETAMAFVRSQPLKALKMLGWLFKGKAALKEGLALNTEIDVSVLPYDPQIIEMIQHERDAGRMIVLATASHVSLAERIAEHLQLFDLVLASNANRNLSGHNKRNLLVAHFGEGGFDYIGNSADDLPIWDVSRQAYVVNPDRGVEAKVQARVRVEPTIRSNTPSLRDWRKALRMHQWLKNALVFVPLLASHRLAQFELMRDGVIAFLCFGLCASSVYILNDLLDLCDDRHHKSKCNRPFASGRLSIKAGLVMVPTLLALAFGAALLLLPWQFSAVMAAYYGLTLTYSLKLKRLMAWDVIALAMLYTARIIAGVAAFSLTLTFWILAFSMFIFLSLAMVKRYAELRDARAREVNTLARGRGYHPGDLDMIASLGASSGYLSVMVLALYIQDSKTTDLYATPHVIWLACPLLLFWVTRVWMLTHRGQMNEDPVVFAIRDRTSQLIGAAFLFMFWIAA from the coding sequence ATGGCCAGAATTCAGGGAAGAGTTCTTGAAACTTCCCCCCCTTTGGTAGTTGATCTGGATGGCACCTTACTGCGGTCCGATCTGCTGATGGAAACGGCCATGGCGTTCGTGCGCAGCCAGCCGCTGAAGGCGTTGAAGATGCTTGGCTGGCTGTTCAAGGGTAAGGCCGCGCTCAAGGAAGGCCTGGCGCTGAACACAGAAATAGATGTCTCCGTACTGCCTTACGATCCCCAGATCATTGAAATGATCCAGCATGAACGCGATGCGGGTCGCATGATAGTGCTGGCCACGGCAAGCCACGTGAGCCTGGCCGAACGCATCGCCGAACACTTGCAATTGTTTGATCTGGTCCTGGCCTCCAATGCCAATCGCAACTTGTCCGGGCACAACAAACGTAATCTCTTAGTTGCGCACTTTGGCGAGGGCGGGTTCGATTACATTGGCAACTCCGCAGATGACTTGCCCATCTGGGACGTGTCCCGTCAGGCCTACGTGGTCAATCCCGATCGCGGCGTCGAGGCGAAGGTTCAGGCCAGAGTCCGGGTCGAACCCACGATACGCAGCAACACCCCGAGCCTGCGCGACTGGCGCAAGGCGCTGCGCATGCACCAGTGGCTGAAAAACGCACTGGTGTTCGTGCCGTTGCTGGCATCGCACCGCCTCGCTCAGTTTGAATTGATGCGCGACGGCGTCATCGCCTTTCTGTGCTTCGGCCTGTGTGCTTCCAGCGTCTACATCCTCAACGACCTGCTCGACCTGTGTGATGACCGTCATCACAAAAGCAAATGCAACCGGCCGTTCGCCAGCGGCCGCTTGTCGATCAAAGCCGGACTGGTGATGGTGCCGACCCTGCTGGCGCTGGCCTTCGGTGCCGCGCTGTTGCTTTTGCCCTGGCAGTTCTCGGCAGTGATGGCGGCGTACTACGGGCTGACGCTCACCTACTCGTTGAAGCTCAAACGTCTGATGGCCTGGGACGTGATTGCCTTGGCGATGCTCTACACCGCGCGGATCATCGCCGGTGTCGCCGCGTTCAGCCTGACGCTGACGTTCTGGATCCTGGCCTTTTCGATGTTCATCTTTCTGAGTCTGGCGATGGTCAAGCGCTACGCCGAGCTGCGGGATGCGCGTGCGCGGGAGGTCAACACGTTGGCCCGCGGTCGCGGCTATCACCCCGGCGATCTGGACATGATTGCCTCGCTTGGCGCGTCGTCGGGCTATCTCTCGGTGATGGTTCTGGCGCTGTACATCCAGGATTCGAAAACCACTGATCTGTACGCGACCCCCCACGTCATCTGGCTCGCCTGCCCGTTGCTGCTGTTCTGGGTGACGCGGGTGTGGATGTTGACTCACCGCGGCCAGATGAACGAAGACCCGGTGGTGTTCGCCATTCGCGACCGCACCAGCCAGCTCATCGGTGCCGCGTTTCTGTTCATGTTCTGGATCGCCGCATGA
- the rlmKL gene encoding bifunctional 23S rRNA (guanine(2069)-N(7))-methyltransferase RlmK/23S rRNA (guanine(2445)-N(2))-methyltransferase RlmL yields MSDRYELFLTCPKGLEGLLAEEATALGLEETREHTSAIRGTADMETAYRLCLWSRLANRVLLVLKRFPMKDAEDLYHGVHDIEWADHLEPEGTLAVEFSGHGSGIDNTHFGALKVKDGIVDRLRTADGLRPSVDKLNPDLRVHLRLDRGEAILSLDLSGHSLHQRGYRLQQGAAPLKENLAAAILIRSGWPRIAAEGGALADPMCGVGTFLVEAAMIAADIAPNLKRERWGFSAWLGHVPAIWRKLHDEALERAQAGLAKPPLWIRGYEADPRLIQPGRNNVERAGLSEWIKIYQGEVATFEPRPDQNQTGLVICNPPYGERLGDEASLLYLYQNLGERLRQACLNWEAAVFTGAPDLGKRMGIRSHKQYAFWNGALPCKLLLIKVLPDQFVTGERRTPEQRQAEREQAAYDQTPDAPQERQYNKNGNPIKPAPAPVIEQPRLSEGGQMFANRLQKNVKALGKWVKREGIDCYRVYDADMPEYAMAIDLYHDWVHVQEYVAPKSIDPEKASIRMFDALAAIPQALGIDKSRVVVKRRERQSGTKQYERQSAQGKFNEVNEGGVKLLVNLTDYLDTGLFLDHRPMRMRIQREAAGKRFLNLYCYTATASVHAAKGGARSTTSVDLSKTYLDWARRNLSLNGFSDKNRLEQSDVMVWLEASRDEYDLIFIDPPTFSNSKRMEGVFDVQRDQVQLIDLAMARLAPGGVLYFSNNFRKFQLEETLVERYAVEEITQQTVDPDFARNGKIHRAWKITAR; encoded by the coding sequence ATGTCGGACCGTTACGAACTCTTCCTCACCTGCCCGAAGGGCCTCGAAGGCTTGCTTGCCGAGGAGGCCACGGCCCTTGGCCTGGAGGAAACCCGCGAGCACACGTCGGCCATTCGCGGCACCGCCGACATGGAGACCGCTTACCGGCTGTGCCTGTGGTCGCGACTGGCCAACAGGGTACTGCTGGTCCTCAAGCGCTTTCCGATGAAGGACGCCGAAGACCTTTATCACGGCGTGCACGACATCGAGTGGGCCGACCATCTGGAGCCGGAAGGCACGCTGGCCGTGGAGTTCAGCGGGCACGGTTCGGGCATCGACAACACGCATTTCGGCGCCTTGAAGGTCAAAGACGGCATCGTCGACCGCTTGCGCACTGCCGACGGACTGCGCCCCTCGGTCGATAAACTCAACCCCGACCTGCGCGTGCACCTGCGCCTGGACCGGGGCGAAGCGATTTTGTCCCTGGACCTGTCCGGCCACAGCCTGCACCAGCGCGGTTACCGCCTGCAGCAAGGCGCTGCGCCGCTCAAGGAAAACCTCGCCGCCGCCATTCTGATTCGCTCCGGCTGGCCACGCATTGCTGCTGAAGGCGGCGCGCTGGCTGACCCGATGTGCGGCGTCGGCACATTTCTGGTGGAGGCGGCGATGATTGCCGCCGATATCGCGCCCAACCTTAAGCGCGAGCGCTGGGGTTTCTCCGCGTGGCTGGGTCACGTGCCGGCGATCTGGCGCAAGCTGCATGATGAAGCGCTGGAAAGGGCGCAAGCCGGCCTGGCCAAACCGCCGTTGTGGATTCGCGGTTACGAAGCCGATCCGCGGTTGATTCAGCCCGGCCGCAATAACGTCGAACGCGCCGGCCTGAGCGAATGGATCAAGATCTATCAGGGCGAAGTGGCGACCTTCGAGCCGCGTCCCGATCAGAATCAGACCGGCCTGGTCATCTGCAACCCTCCCTACGGCGAACGTCTGGGCGACGAGGCGAGCCTGTTGTACCTCTATCAGAACCTCGGCGAGCGTCTGCGTCAGGCCTGCCTGAACTGGGAGGCCGCAGTGTTCACCGGCGCCCCGGACCTGGGCAAGCGCATGGGCATCCGCAGCCACAAGCAATATGCGTTCTGGAACGGCGCGCTGCCGTGCAAGCTGCTGTTGATCAAAGTCCTGCCGGACCAGTTTGTGACCGGCGAGCGCCGCACACCGGAGCAGCGTCAGGCCGAGCGTGAGCAGGCCGCTTACGACCAGACCCCGGACGCGCCGCAGGAGCGTCAGTACAACAAGAACGGCAACCCGATCAAGCCGGCACCGGCGCCGGTCATCGAGCAACCGCGCCTGAGCGAAGGCGGGCAGATGTTTGCCAATCGCCTGCAGAAGAACGTGAAGGCACTGGGCAAATGGGTCAAGCGCGAAGGCATCGATTGCTACCGCGTCTACGATGCGGACATGCCCGAGTACGCCATGGCCATCGACCTGTACCACGACTGGGTGCACGTCCAGGAATACGTGGCGCCGAAATCCATCGACCCGGAGAAAGCGTCCATCCGCATGTTCGATGCACTGGCAGCCATTCCGCAGGCACTGGGCATCGACAAGAGCCGGGTGGTGGTCAAGCGCCGCGAGCGCCAGAGCGGCACCAAACAGTACGAGCGCCAGAGCGCCCAGGGCAAATTCAACGAGGTCAACGAAGGCGGCGTCAAGCTGCTGGTCAACCTTACGGATTACCTGGACACCGGGCTGTTCCTCGATCACCGGCCGATGCGTATGCGCATTCAGCGCGAAGCGGCTGGCAAGCGTTTTCTCAACCTGTATTGCTACACCGCGACCGCCAGCGTGCACGCGGCCAAGGGCGGCGCGCGCAGCACCACCAGCGTCGACCTGTCCAAGACTTACCTGGACTGGGCCCGTCGCAACCTCTCGCTCAATGGTTTCTCAGACAAGAACCGTCTGGAGCAAAGCGATGTGATGGTCTGGCTTGAGGCCAGTCGTGATGAATACGACCTGATCTTCATCGACCCGCCGACCTTCTCGAACTCCAAGCGCATGGAAGGGGTGTTTGACGTGCAGCGCGATCAGGTGCAGTTGATCGACCTGGCCATGGCGCGCCTGGCGCCCGGCGGCGTGCTGTATTTCTCCAACAACTTCCGCAAGTTCCAGCTCGAAGAGACGCTGGTGGAGCGGTACGCGGTGGAAGAAATCACTCAGCAGACGGTTGACCCTGACTTTGCCCGCAACGGAAAAATCCACCGGGCCTGGAAAATCACTGCGCGTTGA
- a CDS encoding cupin domain-containing protein translates to MKAYKRLTAPLSGIAFAALAFAAHVHAHDAGQEKVTVLEAHPMLNAPGKKAMTLTVDYAPGQASIAHSHSGSAIAYVLEGAVVSRVNDGKAQTYTAGQTWYEPAGSRHYESRNASATQPAKLLVFILLDDNADILEPLPQ, encoded by the coding sequence ATGAAAGCCTACAAACGCCTCACTGCACCACTCTCCGGGATCGCCTTTGCTGCGCTCGCGTTCGCCGCCCACGTACACGCTCACGATGCAGGCCAGGAGAAAGTCACGGTGCTGGAGGCGCACCCGATGCTCAACGCCCCCGGGAAAAAAGCCATGACATTGACCGTGGACTACGCCCCGGGGCAGGCCTCAATCGCCCACAGCCACAGCGGCAGTGCAATCGCCTACGTGCTCGAGGGCGCAGTCGTATCGCGGGTCAACGATGGCAAAGCACAGACTTATACAGCCGGCCAGACCTGGTACGAACCGGCCGGGTCCCGGCATTACGAATCCCGCAACGCCAGCGCCACACAGCCGGCGAAGCTGCTGGTGTTCATTCTGCTCGACGACAACGCAGACATCCTTGAACCCCTTCCCCAGTGA
- a CDS encoding SDR family oxidoreductase — MKKVLIIGATSAIASACARLWATEGSDFFLVARNVEKLEQTAADLKARGASHVTLHEMDANDIEAHPLMMGRCLTALGQIDIALIAHGTLPDQKACERDVHLALKEFANNCTSVIALLTVLAMQFETQRCGSLAIISSVAADRGRPSNYLYGSAKAAVSTYCEGLQARLFKVGVHVTTIKPGFVDTPMTQGLSLPAALLAQPAQVAQRIVKGIANKVPTLYAPGFWALIMLIIRSIPQPVFKRLNL; from the coding sequence GTGAAGAAAGTCCTGATCATCGGCGCCACCTCCGCCATCGCCAGCGCTTGCGCGCGTCTGTGGGCCACGGAAGGCAGCGATTTTTTCTTGGTGGCGCGCAACGTCGAGAAGCTGGAACAGACCGCAGCCGACCTTAAAGCGCGTGGCGCCAGCCATGTCACGCTGCACGAGATGGATGCCAACGACATCGAGGCGCACCCGCTGATGATGGGCCGCTGCCTGACCGCGCTGGGCCAGATCGACATCGCCCTGATCGCCCACGGCACGCTGCCCGACCAGAAGGCCTGCGAGCGGGACGTGCACCTTGCGCTGAAGGAATTCGCCAACAACTGCACGTCGGTGATCGCGCTGCTGACCGTGCTGGCGATGCAATTCGAGACCCAGCGCTGCGGCAGTCTGGCGATCATCTCTTCGGTGGCCGCCGACCGTGGCCGCCCCTCGAATTACCTGTACGGCAGCGCCAAAGCGGCGGTGTCGACTTACTGCGAAGGGCTGCAAGCGCGCCTGTTCAAGGTGGGCGTCCACGTCACGACGATCAAGCCGGGCTTCGTCGACACGCCGATGACCCAAGGCCTGTCGCTGCCGGCCGCCCTGCTCGCGCAACCGGCGCAGGTCGCGCAACGCATCGTCAAAGGCATCGCCAACAAAGTGCCGACGCTTTATGCGCCGGGGTTCTGGGCGCTGATCATGTTGATCATCCGCTCGATCCCTCAGCCGGTGTTCAAGAGGCTGAACCTGTGA
- a CDS encoding VacJ family lipoprotein — protein MPTFKHAPSACHVAFTVCTALLASGCAQAPVAPVDSCAEVAYTVHDPAESANRGIFAFNRTVDDYALAPVARGYRHLPSFFQAGVHNFVANFGEPKVFINDVLQGNGNRSVATLGRFVINTTVGIVGLIDFSGRMGIERHTSDFGQTFGVWNIANGPIVELPLLGTANLRDATGKVLSFVVDPLGSNSDTVQTLGTVNTVGGIVDGRAELLPVTDRLRLQPDYYVALRDTVALKRAERVLEGKAGAVVSPRSSCPGDVSNDQ, from the coding sequence ATGCCTACGTTCAAACATGCTCCATCGGCTTGCCACGTGGCTTTCACCGTGTGCACTGCCTTGCTCGCCAGCGGTTGTGCCCAGGCGCCTGTCGCGCCAGTCGACTCCTGTGCCGAGGTCGCTTACACCGTCCATGATCCGGCTGAGTCGGCGAACCGTGGCATCTTCGCGTTCAACCGCACGGTAGACGACTACGCCTTGGCGCCGGTGGCACGGGGTTATCGCCATCTGCCGTCGTTCTTCCAGGCGGGCGTTCACAACTTCGTCGCCAACTTCGGCGAGCCCAAAGTGTTCATCAACGACGTGCTGCAAGGCAACGGCAACCGGTCAGTCGCGACCCTGGGTCGCTTCGTCATCAACACCACCGTGGGCATCGTGGGCTTGATCGATTTCTCGGGCAGGATGGGAATAGAACGGCATACGTCTGACTTCGGGCAAACCTTCGGGGTCTGGAATATCGCCAACGGGCCGATCGTGGAATTGCCCTTGCTGGGCACAGCGAACCTGCGCGACGCGACGGGCAAGGTGTTGAGCTTCGTGGTTGACCCGTTGGGCAGCAACAGCGATACCGTTCAGACCCTCGGCACCGTCAATACCGTGGGCGGCATCGTCGATGGTCGTGCCGAGCTGTTGCCGGTCACTGACCGGTTGCGCCTGCAGCCTGACTATTACGTCGCGTTGCGAGACACCGTGGCCCTTAAGCGCGCGGAGCGCGTGCTGGAAGGAAAAGCGGGTGCGGTGGTGTCACCGCGTTCGAGCTGCCCGGGGGATGTATCGAATGATCAATAA
- a CDS encoding RidA family protein has protein sequence MNDRHIIIPDEMRLLAERAGYAPAVKVGKTLYCAGQVGRTPDLAVIEDPEQQFIAAWENLRLVLAAGGCTFEDVVDLTTYHTDLQRDMPLFRAVKDSVFPRATCAWTCLGVSELARPGLLVEIKCIAVQR, from the coding sequence ATGAACGACCGTCACATCATCATCCCCGACGAAATGCGCTTACTGGCCGAGCGCGCAGGCTACGCGCCTGCCGTCAAGGTCGGCAAAACCCTCTACTGCGCGGGCCAAGTCGGCCGCACCCCTGATCTGGCAGTGATAGAAGACCCGGAGCAGCAGTTCATTGCCGCCTGGGAAAACCTGCGCCTGGTTCTGGCGGCCGGAGGTTGCACCTTTGAAGACGTGGTGGACCTGACGACCTACCACACCGATCTTCAGCGCGACATGCCCCTGTTCAGGGCCGTGAAAGACAGCGTCTTCCCCCGAGCTACGTGCGCATGGACCTGCCTGGGCGTCAGCGAGCTTGCCAGGCCGGGGCTGCTGGTGGAGATCAAGTGCATCGCGGTGCAGCGCTGA